The Vigna unguiculata cultivar IT97K-499-35 chromosome 6, ASM411807v1, whole genome shotgun sequence genome contains a region encoding:
- the LOC114188336 gene encoding uncharacterized protein LOC114188336, translating to MTIKNKYPLPRIDDLMDQLHGASVFSKIDLRSGYHQILEEHAEQLRLVLSVLREKQLYAKLSKCEFWMNEVQFLGHVISAQGIVVDPAKVDAVVKWESPKSTTEIRSFVGLAIYYRRFIEGFSKIVTPLTQLIQKDQPFTWMDKCEESFQNLKRRLMSAPILVILDVGKLFEVYCDASHIGLGCVLMQEKKAMTYASRQLKVHERNYPTHDLELATVVFSLKI from the exons ATGacgatcaagaacaagtatccccTTCCGAGAATAGACGAcctgatggatcagttgcatggcgCGTCGGTGTTTTCCAAGATAGATTTACGGTCGGGATACCACCAGATCTTG gaggaacatgcagaacaaCTGAGGTTGGTGCTTAGTGTTCTAAGGGAGAAACAGTTGTATGCTAAGTTAtccaagtgtgaattttggATGAATGAGGTGCaatttttggggcatgtgatatctgcACAAGGCATAGTAGTGGATCCAGCAAAAGTGGACGCAGTggttaagtgggaaagtcccaagtcaACAACAGAAATAAGGAGTTTCGTGGGTCTAGCTatctactataggagattcatagaaggattctccaagatagtgacACCTCTAACACAGCTTATCcagaaggaccaacctttcacttggatggataagtgtgaggaaagctTTCAAAATCTTAAGAGAAGGTTGATGAGTGCTCCCATATTGGTCATCCTGGATGTTGGTAAACTctttgaggtttactgtgatgcctcaCATATAGGTttgggttgtgtgttgatgcaagagaagaaggcGATGACGTATGCTTCAAGgcaacttaaggtgcatgagagaaactaccccactcatgacctggaGTTGGCAACTGTAGTGTTTTCCTTGAAGATCTAA